The genomic region ATGGCGGCGTCGACGACCTGGCCGGTGCCGGTCGCGCGCGCGTGGTGCAGGGCGGCGAGGACGCCCACGACGAGGTAGAGGGAGCCGCCCGCGTAGTCGCCGAGCAGGTTGGCCGGGACCGCCGGCGGCTCGTCGGGGCGGCCGATCATGCCGAGCGTGCCGGTGGGGGCGATGTACGCGATGTCGTGCCCGGCGCGGTCGGCGAGCGGGCCGTCCTGGCCCCAGCCGGTCATCCGGCCGTAGACGAGGGACGGATTGCGGGCGTGGCAGGGCTCGGGGCCGACGCCGAGCCGCTCGGCGACCCCGGGGCGGTAGCCCTCGACCAGGATGTCGGCGCGCGCGGCGAGGTCGAGCACACGGGCGGGGCCGTCCGGGGACTTCAGGTCGACGACCACCGAGCGCTTGTTGCGGTTGGTGACGTCGTACGCCGGGTCGATCGCGAGGCCGGGGCCGCCGGGGCGGTCCACGCGCACGACGTCGGCGCCGAGGTCGGCCAGGAGCATGGCGGCGAACGGGCCGGGCCCGATGCCGGCCAGCTCGACGACGCGCACGCCGGTGAGCGGGCCCTGTCCTGGCGTCCTTGCCGTGGCCATCCAGCCCCCAGTGCTGTGACACAACTGATGTAACACCAGCGATGCTAAGAACACGTTCCACTCGGCACAAGAGCTGAACGAGCAAGCGCTTAGCAATCTGCCGGGGCTCGTCGTCGGGTGCCGCACTCCTCACGCTAGCCTCGGCCACCGACAGCGGCACGGGCTGCACGACCGAGGGGTGTCATGAGCAGGCTGAAAACGACGGACCGTCCGTACGACAT from Streptomyces chartreusis NRRL 3882 harbors:
- a CDS encoding CaiB/BaiF CoA transferase family protein — protein: MATARTPGQGPLTGVRVVELAGIGPGPFAAMLLADLGADVVRVDRPGGPGLAIDPAYDVTNRNKRSVVVDLKSPDGPARVLDLAARADILVEGYRPGVAERLGVGPEPCHARNPSLVYGRMTGWGQDGPLADRAGHDIAYIAPTGTLGMIGRPDEPPAVPANLLGDYAGGSLYLVVGVLAALHHARATGTGQVVDAAIVDGVSHLATMIHGMLAAGGWQDRRGVNLLDGGCPYYGTYETADGRYIAVGALEPRFYEEFLALLGIDDQAAARKDVTRWGELRERVAARFKSRTRDEWTAVFDGTDACVAPVLSLREAPHHPHLAARGTFTDHGGITQPAPAPRFSATPTSVRTGPARPGADTADVARDWDVPGLLPSSRNPQ